The following DNA comes from Candidatus Methylacidiphilum fumarolicum.
CAATTTGACAGCGAATCTGCTTATTCCAACATCAAAGAATCATTAAGCAAACAAGGGGTTATATTTGTTGGGAGCACAGAGGGATTGCACAAATATCCAGAAATTTTTCGAAAGTGGTTTGCTAAAGTTATACCTCCAGCCGACAATAAGTTTGCGGCTTTAAATAGTGCTGTCTTCAGTGGTGGAAGCTTTATATATGTCCCTCCAGGAGTTAAAGTTCAACAGCCACTTCAAGCTTATTTCAGAATCAATGCCGAAAGTTTTGGTCAGTTTGAAAGAACTCTTATCATTGCTGATGAAGGATCAGAAGTGACATATATGGAGGGATGTACAGCGCCTCGGTTTGAAACCTCCACCTTACACAGTGCAGTCGTTGAGTTGGTCGCCATGCCCGGTGCAAAAATTCAATATATAACGGTCCAAAATTGGAGTTCGAATGTTTTTAATCTAGTAACCAAAAGAGCTATTGCCATGGAAGAGGCCGAAGTCCGATGGCTAGACTGCAACATCGGCTCCCGCTTGACAATGAAATATCCAGGGGTTGTCCTTAAAGGGAGAAAAGCGAGGGGAGAGGTCCTTAGCATCGCCCTAGCAAATAGTGGTCAGCACCAAGATACGGGAGCGAAAATGTATCATGCTGCCGATGAAACCACCAGTAATATTATTTCCAAGAGCATTAGTATTGGCTCTGGAAGAGCCAGTTACCGAGGGCTTGTTAGCATGCCTAATCATTTAAAAAATTGTAAGAATAATACCGAATGTGATGCCTTACTTATTAACTCGTCTTCACGGACAGACACCTATCCAGCAATAACAGTGATTGGCAATAAAAATGCCACTCAACATGAGGCAAGTGTTAGTAAAATCAGTGCCGAACAACTCTTTTATATGCAACAACGTGGACTACCTGAAGATGAAGCTATGAGCTTATCGGTTAATGGATTTATCAATGAACTAGTGAGAGAATTTCCTATGGAATATAGTGTAGAATTAAAAAGGTTGATCGATTTGGAAATGGAAGGTTCTGTTGGTTAGGCTTCCTTAAGATCTATCATTCTAATAGACAATGGAGTAGTTTCCCATGCACCTTATGCAAAAGAACTCTGTAGTAACCAAGGCAGAAAAAAATAGCATCCCTTCCTGGTGGGAGGATATCCGAAGGCAAGCCCTTTTAGACTATGAGAGGCTTGCCCCTCCACAAAAAAAAGACGAAAAATGGCGATTTTCCACTATAGAGAGAATAAAATGGGAAGGCTACACCCCTAAGATTCCAGTGAGTCCTTCGGATCTAGATAAGATTTGTCAATTCTTCCCTTATGAAAATTCACTTGGTTCGATTGTCTACGGGAATGATACCGTTCTTTTTTATTCTCCAATCTCTGAAAAACTTCAAAAAATGGGTGTCATTTTCTCTCCCTTAATTGACGCCATAACCTTATATCCTGACCTCTTAAAAGAGTACATTTTTAAAGAAAAACTTTCTATGGGGAGTGACAAATTAGAAGCCCTCCATCGATCGAATACCCTATCTGGCGTTTTCCTTTATGTTCCTAAATATGTCGAAATTCAGGAATTTTTTGAAGTATGGTTTTGGCTTTCTGAACCTAACACAGGAACCTATCCACATTGCTTATTCGTTTTGGAAGAAGGCAGTAAGGCAAGAGTACAATTAAATTTTAGATCTATCAATGAAAGAGGAGGCTTTAGTTGCTCAGCAATTGAAAGTTACCTAGCTCAATCATCGCATTTTGAACTTGTCTCTGTACAACAATGGGCCAAAGAG
Coding sequences within:
- a CDS encoding SufB/SufD family protein produces the protein MQKNSVVTKAEKNSIPSWWEDIRRQALLDYERLAPPQKKDEKWRFSTIERIKWEGYTPKIPVSPSDLDKICQFFPYENSLGSIVYGNDTVLFYSPISEKLQKMGVIFSPLIDAITLYPDLLKEYIFKEKLSMGSDKLEALHRSNTLSGVFLYVPKYVEIQEFFEVWFWLSEPNTGTYPHCLFVLEEGSKARVQLNFRSINERGGFSCSAIESYLAQSSHFELVSVQQWAKEVNSFLFSLTDVGQDAQSTSLYVNVGGAYNRFEGKTRLSGAGGSAEVLSATIAKNNQEFDQRTLQIHSAPYTTSNLLFKNVLFDSAKTIFSGMIDVSPEAQKTDAYQSNKNLILGENAEANSLPGLEIMADDVRCTHGATTGSLAKEELFYSQQRGIPKPVFEKLYSVGFLAECVQRLKNTQIADRILDFFHSSLQV
- the sufB gene encoding Fe-S cluster assembly protein SufB, with the protein product MQTVKETNKEEIVSINSLVEDFSYDIEYSYDAGIGLNEKTIDYICDVKNDPDWIRDFRKRALRIFLQKPLPVHWASKELEKIDFDKIRYYLAYNKAPQRSWDDVPEEVKKTFERLGIPEQERKFLAGVEAQFDSESAYSNIKESLSKQGVIFVGSTEGLHKYPEIFRKWFAKVIPPADNKFAALNSAVFSGGSFIYVPPGVKVQQPLQAYFRINAESFGQFERTLIIADEGSEVTYMEGCTAPRFETSTLHSAVVELVAMPGAKIQYITVQNWSSNVFNLVTKRAIAMEEAEVRWLDCNIGSRLTMKYPGVVLKGRKARGEVLSIALANSGQHQDTGAKMYHAADETTSNIISKSISIGSGRASYRGLVSMPNHLKNCKNNTECDALLINSSSRTDTYPAITVIGNKNATQHEASVSKISAEQLFYMQQRGLPEDEAMSLSVNGFINELVREFPMEYSVELKRLIDLEMEGSVG